Proteins from one Sphingopyxis terrae subsp. terrae NBRC 15098 genomic window:
- a CDS encoding BtaA family protein, with product MASQANRKIATAVVREDADQKQRLLDRAFALAFKGLVYAQIWEDPVVDMEALAIEPGNRIATIASGGCNVFSYLTADPGKIVAVDLNTAHVALNHLKRTAVERLPHHASLRRFFGDADSKANIADYQHYIAPHLDAVSRAYWEGRDLAGRRRIGGFARGVYRRGLLGSFISLAHLAARLNGVDPRVLLTAESVAEQRAIFDAKFAPFFDRGFIRWVTAQRSSLFGLGIPPAQYDALAGGKPMADVLRARLEKLACDFPLAENYFAWQAFGRGYAKDDRAPLPPYLQARHYDAVKARAGRVRMLHANMTDMLAASDAASFDRYVFLDAQDWMSNAQLAALWTEVTRTARPGARVLFRTAAEPSLLPGRLPDDLLRRWDYRAEDSAGFARRDRSAIYGGVHLYVLRGAGI from the coding sequence ATGGCCAGCCAAGCAAACCGCAAGATCGCCACCGCCGTCGTCCGCGAGGATGCCGACCAGAAGCAGCGCCTGCTCGACCGCGCCTTTGCGCTAGCCTTCAAGGGTCTTGTCTATGCCCAGATATGGGAAGACCCGGTGGTCGACATGGAGGCGCTTGCGATCGAACCGGGCAACCGGATCGCGACGATCGCGAGCGGCGGCTGTAACGTCTTCTCCTATCTCACCGCTGACCCCGGCAAGATCGTCGCGGTGGATCTCAACACCGCGCATGTCGCGCTCAATCATCTGAAGCGCACGGCGGTTGAGCGTCTGCCTCATCATGCCAGCCTTCGCCGCTTTTTCGGCGATGCCGACAGCAAGGCGAATATCGCCGACTACCAGCATTATATCGCGCCGCATCTCGACGCGGTCAGCCGGGCTTATTGGGAGGGGCGCGATCTCGCGGGACGGCGCCGGATCGGGGGCTTCGCACGCGGGGTCTATCGGCGCGGCCTGCTCGGCAGTTTCATCAGCCTTGCGCATCTGGCGGCGCGGCTGAACGGCGTTGATCCGCGTGTGTTGCTGACCGCGGAAAGCGTCGCCGAACAGCGGGCAATCTTCGACGCGAAATTCGCGCCCTTTTTCGACCGCGGCTTCATTCGCTGGGTCACGGCACAGCGGTCATCTCTTTTCGGGCTCGGCATTCCGCCGGCGCAATATGATGCCCTGGCGGGCGGCAAGCCGATGGCCGACGTCCTGCGCGCGCGGCTCGAAAAGCTGGCCTGCGATTTCCCGCTCGCCGAAAATTATTTCGCCTGGCAGGCGTTCGGGCGCGGCTACGCCAAGGATGATAGGGCGCCGCTGCCGCCCTATCTTCAGGCCCGCCATTATGATGCGGTCAAGGCGCGGGCGGGGCGCGTGCGGATGCTCCACGCGAATATGACCGACATGCTGGCAGCGTCGGACGCCGCGAGCTTCGATCGTTATGTCTTCCTCGACGCGCAGGACTGGATGAGCAACGCGCAGCTTGCGGCGTTGTGGACCGAGGTTACGCGCACCGCGCGGCCGGGCGCGCGCGTGCTGTTCCGCACCGCGGCCGAACCCAGCCTGCTGCCGGGGCGCCTGCCCGACGATCTGCTGCGCCGCTGGGACTATCGGGCCGAGGACTCGGCCGGCTTCGCGCGCCGCGACCGCTCGGCGATATATGGCGGTGTGCATCTCTATGTGCTTCGGGGCGCTGGCATATGA
- a CDS encoding threonine ammonia-lyase: protein MTQQSPDPLLSPDRTPSLAGVERAAAKVAALLPQTPLLPLDVGGRTIWCKAECLQPVGAFKIRGAWHRLTDLTPDQAAAGVVGVSSGNHAQGVAWAAKRLGIKATIVMPSNAPQMKLAATRALGAEVVLYDRVTESRDAVAARLIEEKGGTLVHAYGDPWIIEGQGSVGIEARAQLAARGIVGPDKVVACCGGGGLSAGLALACPDAEIVAVEPEGWDDVTRSLAAGEILSVEDLAAPTECDALQTPQTWPINFAVLQARGVRGVVVTREEVRHAMRVAFEKLHLVVEPGGAAALAAILAGKVEPGDATLVTLSGGNVDPQKYAEIIAG from the coding sequence ATGACTCAGCAAAGCCCCGATCCCTTGCTCAGCCCCGACCGTACGCCGAGCCTCGCCGGAGTGGAACGCGCGGCGGCCAAAGTCGCTGCACTCCTGCCGCAAACGCCGCTCCTGCCGCTTGATGTCGGCGGGCGCACGATCTGGTGCAAGGCCGAATGCCTGCAACCGGTCGGCGCGTTCAAGATTCGCGGGGCGTGGCACCGGCTTACCGACCTGACCCCCGATCAGGCGGCGGCAGGTGTGGTTGGCGTATCGAGCGGCAACCATGCCCAGGGCGTCGCATGGGCAGCGAAGCGGCTCGGCATCAAGGCGACGATCGTCATGCCGAGCAACGCGCCGCAGATGAAGCTTGCGGCGACCCGCGCGCTTGGCGCCGAAGTCGTGCTCTATGACCGCGTCACCGAATCGCGCGATGCCGTCGCGGCCAGGCTGATCGAGGAAAAGGGCGGCACACTCGTCCATGCCTATGGGGACCCGTGGATCATCGAAGGGCAGGGGAGCGTGGGGATCGAGGCGCGCGCTCAACTGGCCGCGCGCGGCATTGTGGGGCCCGACAAGGTCGTGGCCTGCTGCGGCGGCGGCGGTTTGTCGGCGGGACTGGCGCTCGCCTGTCCCGATGCCGAGATCGTCGCTGTCGAACCCGAAGGATGGGACGATGTAACCCGCAGCCTCGCCGCCGGCGAAATCTTGTCGGTAGAGGATCTGGCGGCACCGACCGAATGCGACGCTTTGCAGACGCCGCAGACCTGGCCGATCAATTTTGCGGTGCTGCAGGCGCGCGGCGTGCGCGGCGTGGTCGTGACGCGCGAGGAAGTGCGCCACGCGATGCGCGTTGCGTTCGAAAAGCTTCATCTTGTCGTCGAACCCGGCGGCGCGGCGGCGCTGGCGGCGATCCTTGCGGGGAAGGTCGAGCCGGGCGATGCGACGCTGGTGACCCTGTCGGGCGGTAATGTCGATCCGCAAAAATATGCCGAGATCATTGCCGGCTGA
- a CDS encoding saccharopine dehydrogenase family protein, translated as MTKVLVIGAGGVGSVAVHKMAMNPDIFPDITLASRRKFKCDAIAESVKERTGVTIKTAEVDADHIDATAALIRSAGATHVVNLALPYQDLTIMEACLSTGAHYLDTANYEPRDEAKFEYHWQWAYDDRFKDAGLMALLGSGFDPGVTSVFTTWLRKHHFDRIDTLDILDCNGGDHGQHFATNFNPEINIREVTAVARHWENGDWVETPPMSVKQQFDFEAVGPKNMYLMYHEEIESLKTHLPEIKRIRFWMTFGDAYIQHLTVLQNVGMTRIDPVMYEGKEIIPLQFLKAVLPEPSSLGETTKGKTNIGVIATGLGKDGKEKTLYLYNICDHEDAYAETGNQAVSYTTGVPAMIGAAMMVTGTWSGKGVFNMEQMDPDPFMDMLMKHGLPWQVKELDAPLDF; from the coding sequence ATGACCAAGGTTCTGGTGATCGGCGCCGGTGGCGTCGGATCGGTTGCGGTTCACAAGATGGCGATGAATCCCGACATCTTTCCCGACATCACCCTTGCCAGCCGCCGCAAGTTCAAATGCGATGCGATCGCCGAATCGGTCAAGGAACGCACCGGCGTGACGATCAAGACCGCCGAGGTCGACGCCGACCATATCGACGCGACCGCCGCGCTGATCCGCTCGGCAGGAGCGACGCATGTCGTCAACCTTGCCCTTCCCTATCAGGATCTCACGATCATGGAGGCGTGCCTGTCGACCGGCGCGCACTATCTCGACACTGCCAACTACGAGCCGCGCGACGAGGCGAAGTTCGAATATCACTGGCAGTGGGCCTATGACGACCGGTTCAAGGACGCCGGCCTGATGGCGCTGCTCGGTTCGGGCTTCGACCCGGGGGTGACGAGTGTGTTCACGACCTGGCTTCGCAAGCATCATTTCGACCGCATCGACACGCTCGACATCCTCGACTGCAACGGCGGCGACCATGGTCAGCATTTCGCGACCAACTTCAATCCGGAGATCAACATCCGCGAAGTGACCGCGGTCGCGCGCCACTGGGAAAATGGCGACTGGGTCGAAACACCGCCGATGTCGGTGAAGCAGCAATTCGACTTCGAGGCGGTCGGCCCGAAGAATATGTACCTCATGTATCATGAGGAAATCGAAAGCCTCAAAACGCATCTGCCCGAGATCAAGCGCATCCGTTTCTGGATGACCTTCGGCGATGCCTATATCCAGCACCTGACCGTGCTTCAGAATGTCGGCATGACGCGGATCGACCCGGTGATGTATGAAGGCAAGGAAATCATCCCACTGCAGTTCCTGAAGGCCGTTCTCCCCGAACCGTCGAGCCTCGGCGAGACGACGAAGGGCAAGACCAATATCGGCGTCATCGCAACCGGCCTTGGCAAGGACGGCAAGGAAAAGACGCTCTATCTCTACAATATCTGCGATCATGAAGACGCCTATGCCGAGACGGGCAATCAGGCGGTCAGCTATACGACCGGTGTCCCCGCGATGATCGGCGCGGCGATGATGGTCACCGGCACCTGGTCCGGCAAGGGGGTGTTCAACATGGAACAGATGGACCCCGACCCCTTCATGGACATGCTAATGAAGCACGGCCTGCCCTGGCAGGTGAAGGAACTCGACGCGCCGCTGGATTTCTGA
- a CDS encoding alpha/beta fold hydrolase, with the protein MRLRIAALALLAACVAPAAAQTDDAYAPARAIVADIGKIVTPNGVQETFEATLGGARQVVNVRGADRDNPILVFVHGGPGAVEMPFAWAFQRPWEDVFTVVQYDQRGAGRSYPLNDPVALAPTMTPERYRDDAIELIELLKTRYGKRKVVLMGHSWGSIVGLSVAVKRPDLLYAYVGVGQGIDFREGEKAGMAWTRAKALAAGNKEAVAAIDGLAPYPQGNFTIEKADGWRKYAIPYGSLIYNKPDLKYYFQTPRLSPEYSAADVQAWGKGSEFSVKTLWPRLADVSFRGVHRMDVPVIFLLGRHDYTVPSPVAADWFAQVKAPSKTLVWLEHSAHMPMVEEPGHFFAALLNDVLPLTKEKK; encoded by the coding sequence ATGAGACTTCGAATAGCCGCACTTGCTCTGCTCGCGGCCTGCGTCGCCCCCGCTGCCGCCCAAACCGACGACGCCTATGCTCCCGCGCGCGCCATTGTTGCCGACATCGGCAAGATCGTCACGCCGAACGGTGTGCAGGAGACGTTCGAAGCGACGCTGGGCGGCGCGCGGCAGGTTGTGAACGTGCGCGGCGCGGACCGCGACAACCCGATTCTCGTTTTCGTTCACGGCGGCCCCGGCGCCGTCGAAATGCCTTTTGCATGGGCATTCCAGCGGCCGTGGGAGGACGTTTTCACGGTCGTCCAGTACGACCAGCGCGGCGCCGGGCGCAGCTATCCGCTGAACGATCCGGTGGCGCTCGCGCCCACGATGACGCCCGAGCGTTACCGCGACGACGCCATCGAATTGATCGAACTGCTGAAGACACGCTATGGCAAGCGCAAGGTCGTCCTGATGGGCCACAGTTGGGGCTCGATCGTCGGCCTGTCGGTTGCGGTCAAACGCCCCGATCTGCTCTACGCCTATGTCGGCGTCGGCCAAGGCATAGATTTTCGCGAGGGCGAGAAAGCCGGCATGGCCTGGACACGTGCAAAGGCGCTGGCCGCCGGGAACAAGGAGGCCGTTGCAGCGATCGACGGCCTCGCGCCCTATCCGCAGGGCAACTTCACGATCGAGAAAGCCGATGGCTGGCGCAAATATGCGATCCCCTACGGCTCGCTGATCTACAACAAGCCCGATCTGAAATATTATTTCCAGACCCCACGGCTTTCGCCCGAATATTCCGCCGCCGACGTTCAGGCGTGGGGCAAGGGCAGCGAATTTTCGGTAAAGACGCTGTGGCCGCGTCTTGCCGATGTGAGCTTCCGGGGTGTGCACAGGATGGACGTCCCGGTGATCTTCCTGCTCGGTCGCCACGACTATACCGTTCCTTCACCGGTCGCCGCCGACTGGTTCGCGCAGGTCAAGGCGCCGTCGAAGACGCTCGTGTGGCTCGAACATTCTGCGCATATGCCGATGGTCGAAGAGCCGGGACATTTCTTTGCCGCATTGCTGAACGACGTGCTGCCGCTGACGAAAGAGAAGAAATGA
- a CDS encoding DMT family protein, giving the protein MIAYLLPIGLLFVSNIFMTFAWYGHLGDMSRPIWLAVLLAWGLAFFEYCLAVPANRIGYSVYTAAELKTLQEVITLIIFAGFAVFWLGEKLTVNHLVGFSLIAAGAFFIFKGPIAA; this is encoded by the coding sequence ATGATCGCCTATCTTCTGCCGATCGGCCTGCTGTTCGTCTCGAACATCTTCATGACCTTCGCCTGGTACGGCCACCTCGGCGACATGTCGCGGCCGATCTGGCTCGCGGTGCTGCTCGCCTGGGGGCTGGCCTTCTTCGAATATTGCCTGGCCGTTCCGGCGAACCGGATCGGCTATAGCGTCTACACCGCCGCCGAACTCAAGACCTTGCAGGAAGTGATCACGCTCATCATCTTTGCGGGCTTCGCGGTCTTCTGGCTCGGCGAGAAGCTGACGGTGAATCATCTCGTCGGCTTTTCACTGATCGCGGCGGGCGCCTTTTTCATCTTCAAGGGGCCGATCGCGGCCTGA
- a CDS encoding carboxynorspermidine decarboxylase, with translation METRAGDPGAFARFDLNRVPSPAFVVDAAKVRANLSVLRHIGDASGARVLAALKAFSMWPLGPTVAHYLDGVCASGLYEAKLGREEYGGEVATYCAGYKEVDLPEIAALSDHLIFNSPGQIARFRPLLAELRAKGVTFDVGLRINPQHSEGDVPKYDPAAPCSRLGFPISQLLPEHMDGVDGVHMHTLCEQDFPPLARTWAAVEPMLRPFFRQLKWINFGGGHHVTRADYQTDDLIAFLKQVRASTDCDVMIEPGEAVALDAGILVGEVLDLFDNGMAIGITDISATCHMPDVIEAPYRPAMLGEESTGKPVRLGGPSCLAGDVIGDYRLPGGARIGQRFAFLDQAHYSMVKTNSFNGVPLPSIWLWDSESDELTEIRRFSYEDFKARLG, from the coding sequence ATGGAAACCCGTGCCGGCGACCCCGGAGCCTTCGCCCGTTTTGACCTAAACCGCGTCCCTTCACCGGCCTTCGTCGTCGATGCGGCGAAGGTTCGCGCGAACCTGTCGGTCCTCCGCCACATCGGCGACGCGTCGGGCGCGCGGGTGCTTGCCGCGCTCAAGGCCTTTTCGATGTGGCCGCTCGGCCCGACGGTTGCGCACTATCTCGACGGGGTGTGCGCCTCGGGGCTTTACGAAGCCAAGCTCGGCCGCGAGGAATATGGCGGCGAGGTTGCAACCTATTGCGCAGGCTACAAGGAAGTGGATCTGCCCGAAATAGCGGCGCTGTCCGATCATCTGATCTTCAATTCGCCGGGACAGATTGCACGCTTCCGTCCGCTGCTCGCCGAATTGCGCGCCAAGGGTGTGACCTTCGATGTCGGGCTGCGCATCAATCCGCAGCATAGCGAAGGCGATGTCCCCAAATATGACCCCGCGGCGCCGTGCAGCCGGCTCGGTTTTCCGATCAGCCAGCTTTTGCCCGAACATATGGACGGCGTGGATGGCGTGCATATGCACACGCTGTGCGAGCAGGATTTCCCTCCGCTCGCGCGCACCTGGGCGGCGGTCGAACCGATGCTGCGTCCCTTTTTCCGCCAGCTCAAATGGATCAATTTCGGTGGCGGCCACCATGTGACGCGCGCCGACTATCAAACGGATGACCTAATCGCCTTCCTGAAGCAGGTGCGCGCATCGACCGACTGCGACGTGATGATCGAACCCGGCGAAGCCGTCGCGCTTGATGCGGGCATCCTCGTCGGAGAAGTCCTTGACCTGTTCGACAATGGCATGGCGATCGGCATCACAGACATTTCCGCAACCTGCCACATGCCCGACGTCATCGAGGCGCCCTATCGCCCGGCGATGCTGGGGGAGGAAAGCACGGGCAAGCCGGTTCGGCTCGGCGGCCCGTCCTGTCTCGCCGGCGATGTGATCGGCGATTACCGGCTGCCCGGTGGCGCGCGCATCGGCCAGCGCTTCGCCTTCCTCGATCAGGCGCATTATTCGATGGTGAAGACGAACAGCTTCAACGGCGTCCCGCTGCCATCTATCTGGCTGTGGGATAGCGAGAGCGACGAACTGACGGAGATACGGCGCTTTTCCTATGAGGATTTCAAAGCGCGGCTCGGTTGA